From the Emys orbicularis isolate rEmyOrb1 chromosome 19, rEmyOrb1.hap1, whole genome shotgun sequence genome, the window CTCCTGTCACCCCCATCCAGCCAGGTTCGCTGTGAGACGACACTGGGTGAGAACAGAGCGGAACACCCACCACTCCCACAATGAAGGGCAAACCCCAACGGCATTGCTCAGCAGCGCCCCCTATGGCTACAGGCAGGAGGTCTCGACGGGACACATCTCCCTCTCTGCTGAGGGAGGCAGATTACAGCCAAGCCACGCCGGGCGACAGGCAACCACGCCCTGCAGAACCCCTCCCCCATGGGCACGTGGGGGCAGGGATATGCACCCACCTCTCAAACCAGGCTCGGAAGCGCTCCTCCGTCCCAGGCAGGTTGTCGTGTGGGTTGAGGACGTAGAAGGCACTGCTGGGATTCACCCCGCAGGTGAGGATGGACCCTCGCCGATACTGAAACGAGGACACAAGACGTGTTGCTCCCACCCTTAAGTGCAGCCTCCCGTAGAGCCACTGGCACAGGCGGAGATCTAGGTGGGCAGCCACAATCCCACTGGGAGCTATGGGTGCTGGGCACCACCCAGTCCAGCCATGTGACCTGAGTCCATGCTACAGCTAGGGAAGCCCCTGGCTGGCCTGCAGGATCATCCCACCCAGCACTTGGAGCCTGCCCTATTGCACCCATTTGCCAGGCTAGGGGTGCTCAGAGCCCCTCCAGCTagcagggaggggggacagcactTCTTGGCTGACCCTTTCAAGCTCAGGCCACATTtagactacccgccggatcggcaggtagtaatcgatctatcggggatcgatttaatcgcatctcgtctagacgcgataaatcgatccccaaatcgacgcccgtactccacctcagcaggaggagtaagcagagtcgacgggggagccgcggcggtcgacttgccgccgtgtggacggccaggtaagtcgaactaagatactttgacttcagctacacgaatagcgtagctgaagttgcgtatcttagatcgatttccccccacagcgtagaccagccctcagtgtcACTTGAGCGGGTCATGCAGGGGGAAGTGGGTTTTCTTCCCCCACCAAAGGAAGGGCCCAGCTGATCTGAGAGCATGGGAGCTACCTACCGGCCTAGCTCTCACACAGGCAGGGGAAtccttccccaaggcccagcAGAGCCATCCCAGAACAGCCCCCCCCTCAACTTACCCTCTGAGCAAGGTTGTAACTGAGCAGGAAGCGCAGGGAGGGTAACCGGGTCACTGGCAGGGTTCTCAGGCACGGGATGTTCTCCCAGGGCAGCTTCTGCAGGTgctagagaggagaggaggaggaggagttatcCGGAGAGGCAGAGGCTAGGCTGGCAGGGGCACGCTTCGGGGAGAGGACCACTAACCTTGTCCAGCACAAGAACCAGGTGACCACTTGTCTGCCCGCTGCGGGATCTCCACTTGTCCACCGCCTCCTGCAGGAAGGCCCGGGCGGCATCTGGTTGCGCTGGGCACAGCCCGGACGCCAGGCACTGCACATCTTGAGGGGTGAGGAGGTGAGAGCTGTTCAACACGAGCTGAGGGAAGAGGGGAAGATTGAGGCACGAGTGACTGTGCCAGTGTCCCCACGCAGGAGCCAGCAAGGTGATGGGCACAGCAAATCCCCATCCATGCCCCAGGGGAATGGCTTCAACTGAAAAGCCTCCCCCATGTGGGTACAAGGGACTTCCTAACCCCATGAGAGCACATGAGGGACCTGGCTCCCTTCCTACCACAGTCACAgcatcagctcagcagcctaAAGCTAGGCCAATCCACATCTATCCCGCCCAGGCTCAGCCAAAAGCCCGGTCATGCTAGGGGCTTCTCAGCTGGTTCTCCCAGGACCACCCCCTCACCTTCAGCAGTGCTGGATCTGAATTTTCCCAGCCGCATTCTCCGAGATGTTCCTGCAGGCTGGAGGCCTCCTTGGCCAcaccagagtcctggctggccgGCAGCAAGGCTCCCTTCCAGCAGCTCAGCACCTCCTTCTCCAGGGTCTCGGTCAGGACCTGCAGAAGGGAAGAGGGAGTCTAAAGCCCTTGGGCACTGAAGAACTAGCCAGCAAGGGCAACCACTGGCCCCCTCAGTGGAAAGGCCAAAGGCTGGCCTGTGAGGAGGGAGCTCCCCCTCTTGCCCCTTAGGGCCAGGGGAGGCATGTCGGCAGAGAGGGGTGAAGACCCAAGTCTCCAGCTTGGCTGAGTCAGCCCCTGTTCCCGCATCCCCACCCACCTTCATCCTCCTGTCCAGCTCCGTCCGGCCCAGCCACCAGTCCCTCTTGTCCGTGCAGCTGCTGTATTCCTTCTGCTCCTTCTGGATGGCGTCGAACTCGCCAAGCACCGAGCTCAGGGGCGCCTGCAAGAGACACAGCGCcatgacccctgccctgagctcacaTAGTTGCCGCTGCCCAGGTGCCCCATCGACCCTGCCCCTCACCTTGCTCTGCGCCGTTGGGATGTGGATGGTCACCGGGGTGCTGTCCTTCTCCAGCCGCGTTAGCAGCAAGGTGTCCCCAAGGGtgccgggctgcaagctcaccaGGGTCAGCAGGCACACGGTTACACCTGGGATGAGCACAGCAATGGAGCAGTTAGGGGAGGCAATCAACGAGCCGAACCCAGCTAAGAGCCCTTCTTTGGTGTCAGAGGATGCATTCTGAATCCCCTGCGGTGGAAGGGAGTAGGCAGCCGGCAGGAGAGCCCCGCCTGTGCTGTGGCATGGACAGAGAACAGTGCAAGCCTCCCATGCcaacagccctgcccctccagggggaggaggagattttGGTTCCCCAGGCCCATTCACTCCTTGTTTGGGGCCTCAGATTGCAAACTAGGTCCCCCAGCTGGGATGGCTGTTTGCCATAGGGACGCCtgcccactaggaactggaccaaGGACAACTCATTTAGCAAAGGCGCTGCTCTATGGCCATGTGGTGTAACAACATTCAGCCACCACAGACCCAGCTGGGTCCAGACCGGGCGCCTAGCCGCGAGATGCCCTTTCCCAGAGGGAAAGCCAAAAGCCGCCCGTTACCGCCAGCTGAAGGggaccctccctcccagcacataCCGCTGGGGATTTTTTGCAGCTGCTCCCTGAAGCCCTCGGTCTCGCACTGGCCCAGCCCTGCCGAGCTGAATTCAAACAAGCTCTGGAGCTGCAAATCGGCGTCCCCTCCCTGCAGGGTGAGCTCCTGCAGCTGGTCAGCAACGTCGGCCGCTGACTTTTTCTTCATTTTGCTGGAGATGGAAGCAGCGTGCAGGGAGGGTCAGTACAGCAGAGACCCACAGGACCCAGAAAGGAGAGGGGCAGAGACGGGGGGCGGGTTCAGAAAGGCTGTTCTGAACCAAGGGTTATGGAACAGGCAAGTCCCCATAGCAGCGAGCAGAGCGCCAGGCGGTGGAATCCAGGAAGTGAAATCAACTGGTCTAGTTCCAGCGCCTCAAGAGGAGCGAGGCAGGAGGCTACAGGGCAGCAGCAAAGAAGGGAGAGAGAGCTCTGAGTGAGGAGCGTTTAAACTAGGACGAGTGTCCTGATAGTGCTTCTTCTAGTTTGATGTTACCACTCTCACAGTAGCTTCCATCTCAAGAGCTCCTGAGGATTATTaagcccccacacccccaccctcacccccgaGCTAGGCATTATCTCCACGTTATAGATGGGGTGAGCAGCCTACGGTCTTCTGGCAGCACCAGGAGTggtggggcagagctggctcCCAGCTTGGGCAATCAGCCACCAGCCCAtcttccccttcccacctccaatTCAGTGTTAACCAAGTTATtttgcctgttctcactttcggaGGCTTTGTACAGCTCACACGCGGTCTCATCTTGTGGCAGTGGGTTCCACAGGCTTGTTATGCCCCATGTAAACAGAGGCTATAAAGGCAGCCTTTGCAGGCAGGGAAGCAGTGGATCTAGAAGGGTTTCCCTTTACTGTATGAACCCGCCAGCCGAGGGCGGGCAGCTCTTACTAGAGTCTCCTGTGAACGTTGCTCATCAGCTGATGGCGGACAGTGATAGAGACGGACTCTGAAACCAGGTAGGCAGTAGTGATGGGGTCCCGACTGCCGATGCACAGTGCCAAGAGCCGGCAGAGCTGGCAGTAGAGGGTGCCTGGAGGGCAGTGGCTGATGGCCTGGAAGGCAGCTTTCAGGGAGTTGCTGACAGAGTCCAGAGAGGACACACCTGGAACAGTCAGAGCACATAACCCTGTTGTCAGACAGGGCGCGACAAGAGCGTCTTCATTCGGCCCTCCCTCCCGCCCAGCGCGAAGGTGGAGATCAGAGCAGAGGGGAGCAGGTGGGGTGCGAAGGGTTGAGTGGATtggaagggggttggagtggcAGCGAGCATGAGGAGGAGTTGGCAGATTTGGGGAGCTGGCAGGCGGGGTGGAATGGGAGTGCCTCGGCTGTCCCAGGGAAGAGTGGAGGCAACCTCCAGCAGGATTAGCTGCTGAAGTATTATAGCAGAGACAGGAGGACTGCCAGTGCCCGATCCAAGCCCACCAGGCTGCTATTGTGGCTTGTTGGAATGACGGGGTTAAGGACAGACCAGGCACAGAGTGCAACTATACCTTTGTTATACAACGGTCCCTGGATTCCCACAGGAGCTCACCTCTGTCCCCTGCAACTGCCACAAGGCCCTGATGTTTCAGTGAGGAGGGGAAGCAACAAAGGGAGACCCAGGTATTGTGGGGTTCCTAGGGCACTTACTGACAGCAGCGGCCAGGGAGGAGGAGAGCGCCTGCAGGTTGAAGGGGTTGTGGCTGCCTTTCCTCTCTGCCACCAGGAAGTTCTCCTCCAGATCAGCACTGGCATCTCGCCGGAGAACCTCGTGCTCCCCTTCGACACCATCCTGCCCGTAGGCAAAGAGCCTCTTCCTCCCTGCAGACAAGAGGGGACACTTCCCTCAGACCTCGCCAGGACACCAGGGCTCTGGCTTCCATCGGGGTCTGCTCAAGCCCAGGCTCTGCAGACGGGACTTGGAAAGATACGCTTCTGTGGGAGAAGTTGGATCCAGAACGTGGCAGGATTCAGTTCTCCCTTGTTCAGCATTGGGACAAGAGCAGCATCTTCAGATCCACCCTACCCCATCCACTTCCTCAGCTCAGCTCTCCCACTTGCCTCTGCTGTCTAACCCTCGGAGGCTTCCCTATCCATTTCAGGACCCAGCTCCACAGGCCTCCCCTTATCTGCAAGGCCCTATATGGGCTCACACCAGCCAACCAGGACACATGGCTAGAGAGCGTCCAGAGTGCTTTCACTCCACTCCTGGGAGCAAGGCCAGTCTTACAGACAGAGGATACAACAGTGAAGGGACTTGCAGCTGCAAACCAAGGGCAAGTCAAGGTTAGACCTCGGGGGCCTCCCAAATCTGGGCTCAGACCAGACTTTAGCAAGCGCTTTCTCCTTTGCCTCTATTCTCAGTCTGAGACCTCCGTGGTTTCTATGCCCCTTGATCTAACATGATCCAGAATACAGCTTGCCCAAGACATGTTACACGGGACAAAGCTGTCTAGTAGTCAAGCCCTCACTGctgactcccccacccctttctggaTAGGCCAGAAAGCCAGGCCTACCTGGGGCTGGCTCTTCCTCATCAGATCCTCGCAAGACCTCAAAGCTGATCTCAAATCCCTCTTCCGTCACCTCCTCTTCCTTGATGGTTCTTAGaagctccccttcctcctcctgcccctgcccagagggGCCTCTCTGGGCTGCCCCCTCCTTTTCTTCTTGCCCAGCAGCTTTCCTGTTGCCTGCTCGTGTTCTCCGGGGCTTGGCTTTGCTGCTCTGGGGGCAGTTCTCCGAAGAGTTGGCTTGGGCCCCCTCTGCGTCAGCAACCAAGGCCTTTGGCCGTGAAGCCTTCCTGCCATAGGCCGATGCCCGTGTTGTCTTGTGGCTGGCAGGCCCTGGCTCTTTGTGAGCAGCCAGCCCCTTGTTCTCTGGCCcctgggctgctgcagtgggATCCTCCACATCACTGTCATCGCTGAAGACCACCTGGGAACAGGGAGACACAATCAGTTTTCTCCAGGGTGGATCCCAGCTCCTTGCTCTCCAGTCCAGTCTAGTCTACCCCCTCTGGGCAGTGCCCAGAATGCATGTGGAGAGAGATTTATCAAGCCCTTCTTGGCACCAGGATGGGACTGCAGGGAACGGCCATTTTTTTAAGCAGGGGATCAGTAGCCCTGGAATCTGAAGGCCTGAGTTTCTCTCCAACACCAGCAGCACCAActtcagcttctcctccactCTAGCCCAAGCTCTGGGCCTTGCCCAAGGGGAGTAGGAGCGAGAGGACAACTCCTGTATGCAGTTGATGACAATCTAGGAGGACTGACATCCCCATTAGAACTGGCTTTTGTCGCCCAACTCTGCTCACAAGCCTGGCTCTTAGACACTAGTGGTTTCCGGTCCTTACAGAACTGGGCCAATTAACCTAAAAGTGAAAGGCGAcaaagcgtcctgtggcaccttagagactaacagaagtattggagcattgttggcatattgtggggccatgcgggtgcccatagcggggCCAccggtctggaggtatatatggtcaccaaatttgaaataattgtgcgtgaggataaagtcacagagctcagcaaccagttgtgctgtggcatcatcagggatactgttcctgacagcttgtattccatctgccTGTGGGATGTAGaaagcctccacatccatggtggctaggatggtgcctatagtctataaggtgccacaggactctgtcgctttttacagatccagactaacacggctacccttctgatactaaAAATGAAAGGCTCTGTGCATCTTGTGAGCCAACAGGAGTCTCAGGGGCATCTTACGCACCAGACACAGCGGAGAACTAGCAATGGAAGGGTTAGCAGCCTGCAAATCTGGATGAGTCTCCACCTGGCCTTGGGACAATTTCAGCTTTGGGGGTACTATTAACCCTTTCAGTCCCTGCAAAGAGGTGGTAAGACCAGAATCCTCATGAAGAGATCAGGTTCCTGGAGCAGAGGATGGCCAGCTGCTCGTATTTATCTCATGTAGCTCGCAGCAGGGGGATGTAATAGAGCAAAGGGAGACCCAAGTTAGGTTGGATTACTGAAGAATTCTGCAAAAGTGAGCTgggtcaggctgcagcctggtctTCCCCAGGGAAGGAGTACAAGCCCCATCGCCAGGGACATGGCAGAACTAGCCAGGACAATGCCCTAGAGAGAGCAATCCGCACTGATCAGAGGAGTGGGAGAGGGGACAGATGGAGTGGACACCACCCAGTAGGCCATCTCCCTATCCCAAGTGATCAGAAGCTGTTCGGGTCTGACCAGCAGGTGGTGCTCTGGAAGTTGCCCAGGCACAATGTTGTCCCtgaaccccccctgcccccccaatatACCTTCTGCCCCAAAGATACCATCCATCAATGAGTGCTGCGCCCACCCACTTACCTTCAGGCGAGATCTGACTCTCTTGGAGGCTTTGGGAGCCTTCAGCAGCTGGGACTTTGTCCCTGGAGGGGAGGACTCATTGAACACCATGAACGGAGCCTTGGGGCCAGGGGTTGGCTTAGTGTGCGAACGACCCTTGGTGGGAGGGAAGGATTTCTGCACTGGGGTGCAGGGATCCATCACAGGTCTAATAACGATCGGGGGCACCTCTCCATCTGAGTCGCCCAGGACAAAGACATCGCTGGACTTTATCAAAGGCAGGGGTTTGACTCCCTGGCCTCTCTTGGCTTTGGGTTTTGGGCCAGAGGCTGCCACTGGAATCTTCTTGCTTTTACTCTTCAGGGGCAGATTCTCCTCTTTCTTGATTGCCTTGGCCACTGCTGATCCTTTGGTCTcagaggagggagttgggggtttcCATGCCCAGGCGCTGGAGAAGATGTGGGCCATGCAGCCGTTGTGCTTGGAGACCAGGCTGTAGATGGTAGCCACAGCTTTGGTGAGCAGCAGGCTGGCTTTGTGGTACTCCAGACCTGGCAGGCAGGGCACTCTGGAAGACAGGAATGTCAGGCCAGCCTCCAGGAGCTCCCACAGTCTCTTCTCTGGCCGGTGGCCACccatgctttgagcagccatGGTGGCATAGATGTTGGCAACCAGATCGTCCAGCAACCCAAGCACGGATCGGTCCCGAACAGCAGCCTTCTTGCTATTGTGCTGGGATGCCTCCTGCACCATGGCGGAGAAGCGTGAGGTCATGTCTGTACAGCGCTCCAGACTAGCCTGGAGGAGACCTAACCCTTCTGCTCTGTTCCCTGATGCCAGCTCCCACTGGGCATAGGAGACCGCCCAGTGGAGGCAGACGGCCGAGAGGGTCACATCAGAGCAGAGGGAGCAGGAGCACAGGGCGGAGTGGCTCAGGAAGTTCAAACATCTCTTTTTCTTGGGTTTCAGCACTGGGGAGGTGGTCAGGACATTCTCCTTCTCCTGCCTGCTCACTGTGTCCACAAACTCAAGCGACGGGCCCTTCAGGAAGCCGTCCTCTTCCCTGGCAGGCTCGGCACTGGGGCCTTGGCGCTTGCTACCCTTGGACCTGCCCTTCTTGGGTTTGATCTTCACTTCGCTTTTCTGCTTCTCTTTTGTTTCAAAGTCTGGAGGTGGAGGAGAGGGAGTGTGGTTAGTTATTTGAATGTCGCCACTTGTGGTCAACCTGTGCTGTGCTATACTTAACGCACGGTAGACTCAAGACAATCCATTATTACTGTCCTTTGTAGGAGGCCTTTTCCCCTCAATAGGACAGAATGCTTCCCACCACCCCACCCTaggaaggagaaagtagttatgTAGCCTCAAGACACAATACTGATCTTGGGTTGTAGAGTCAGACTTGTAACCATgggacccccccaaaaaatttagttttattcctgtattaacattttctctctctttccaggaAGCAGCTACTAGACACACTCCTTTACTGGCCAGTGGGCATCACTCTCAGCGAGCTAAACTTGAGACTTGGCACTCATAATTGCAAACCAAATCAAGACCTCCCCCTACCTCCAGCCCCTCTGGTTCATGGACCTCAGGATGTTCTCAGTTGTGTCATTAAAACTATTGTAAGAGACACCCTGCAGAGCAGGAAAAGCAGAACCCTGGTATCTGTAGAGCCTTCTCTACCCCTCACCATCCGCCTCTGAAGCGCGAGCTGTACGGCCACTGCCACCAATGGACAATGCCACGGGAAGAGCTGGTCACATTTCCTTCTCAGGGGGCATAaagtcctcttcccctccccgctTCTCTCCTTTAAATCAGAAGGAAAAAACCTCACCAGTGCCAGATTCTAGCAGGAACAGGGCTTGTTGGAGGTCTGAGTGACACAGCTCCAGCTCACTTCGCTGCAGCTCCAGCTTGGCCTTCAAGACCAGAAACCCAGCACACCTAGGAAGAGAAACCCATCAACAACCTGGATCCCATGAGGTAAGATGGCAGCTTGATTAGCAGTCCATGAAGACCAAATTTTCTCTAGAGAATGATCAGCCAACCCCACCACCAAGGCTGCttcctgctctggcagcagctTGGACAAGACCCAACACCTGGCCTCCCCATCTGTGATGGAGGAAGTTGTCCCCTAGGGCTGGCCTGAAAGCAGAGCTGAACAGCTTCCAGAAACATGGAGTTCCTTCACAGGCATTGAGACACGACACTGATGGAGTTGCTTCACATTGAGATAGGCATGTTGTGCCCCGTGAAGGAGCCTTTCCCAGTGAGCCCCTTACCACCGAATGGCCTGCAGCTTCATGGTGAGTTTGAGGGCTTCCAAGCAGAAGGCTTTAGCTTCACACACCATCTCCACTTGGCTGAAGAGGGCAATGAGCTTCTCCGAGCAGACCAGCAGGTCAGCTAGCACCTGCCATTTCTGCAGGAGATTTTCCCCTGCATGAGAAGAGAACAGGTGAATAGGGGTCCTCTTTTGCACTGTACCTACAAAGTTAAGGGGAAGCCACTTAGTAATTAACGTCTACAAGACACTGCTCTACTCCAGACCATTAACATCATCCAGCGCTTTGCTGGAGAGGCTAGTCAGGGTAGGTCACACGGGAGTTTATGCTCCAGTGTAAAGTCATTCTAGTCGATATTGAAGGGACTGGATCAGCAGGCAACCAGCCAGATACCATGGTGGCAGGCTCTGTATCCCTAGCACAACAGCTAGAATTCCCTGAACTCAGTGTTCACTGTTGTTTTGCCTCCTGCCCCTCTAGTGCTCTCTGTGGACACTTGATCATGGAAGCTAGACTGTTGTATATGGAGGCTTAAGACTTTCTTAGTTCTATGAGGAGACACTAGGCCTGCTGACATAAAGGATGAAGTTAGATTAAAATAGGAAGATATGTTTCCATCCACCCAAAACCAGATCAGCCTGAAGTTCTCCACACGGCAGCTAATCCCTGCGCAGACTTCAAAGAGCACAATTTGGAGAACCAGCCTCTTCATTTCCTTCTATGCACAAAAGCAAGATCCGGTTAAGACAACCAAGTCCTCTTAGTCAGGGCTGTTAACGATACTGTCTATGCACATACTCAGCTTACCGTGATCCACAAACTGAGTTTCTGTGACAGTTTTAGGAGAGGAAAGCAAGTCACCGCCCATCAGGAGAAGGAGGATGCTGCGGAAGAGTTTGTGAGCATCAGCAAGAGCAGTCTCAGGGGTCTTCCATCCTGTACAAGGGAGCGTATGAACATTAGCACCATCTGCCTACCCATGCAGACAGCAGTTAATTCCCCCAGTGCCATTAACAGCAGCGTGCTTGGCATGACTCCAGTTATTTGCAGAAACTCCAGCAGAACTTATAAAGCATGCAGATTCCAGCATTCGCTCTCTGCCCATCTCAATTGGAAGGGTGGTGTCACAAGACAGGGAGATCAAAGCAGGCAGCCCTCAGCCAAGTGAGGGACATTTTTAGGAAGCGGAGCGTCTGCAATGAAACTCAGATAGAAGTTACTTGGACCACTGCTCCCCTATTCCAGGTCACATGCTGATCCCCAGCCTGGGTCAGGAAACAATCCCTCTCCCTGTCTAGCCTTATACAACGAAGTCTGCTATGGGAGCGCTATACCGCGTATCGATTCGGCATTGGTTGCCATTGCAGATGGACACAGGACTAGATCCACCACTGGTACATTCGAGTCCATGCTCTCAGAGCTCTGGAGGACCGCCCCAGATTGGTAGGCTACTCTGCTTCTGCCCGCACAGGAGGGGTGGAGAAAAGCATTTGCCACATTTGTGGTAAGACAGGTAGAAGGTGCCCAAGTTTAGCATGTCACTAACGTTGTGGGCCAGGTGGTCATCACTGGCAGGCCAAGAGAAAGTCAGATCTAGGTATCTGTGAATGCCCAAGCCACCCTACAGTCTTCCAAGGTAGCATATGCCACCCAGTATATGCCCACAACCCCACTGCCatcagaatacacctctaccccgatataacacgacccgataaaacacgaattcggatataacgtggtaaagcagtgctccagggttgcgcactccggtggatcaaagcaagttcgatataacacggtttcacctacaaTGTGGTAAAAAAACTTGGCCCCCTGAGGGCAGCgttgtatcgaggtagaggtgtatctcccaTGCTGCTGAGACACTCTGGACTGCAGTCAGGGTTTTGCCATGTCGCCATGCTCACCTTGTGCCCAGAGCTGTTGCCTGAGCTTAGGCAAAAGGCTGGTTGAAGGAAGGTTGAGATAAACTGCCATCAACTGGAGGACATGGGCTCGGAGCAGGTACCAAACCTTTGAGATCTTCTGcagggctgggtgttggaggACCTCTAGCAACAGAGTGAGGCCTTCTTCAACCTGTATGTGATAGAGATGAGGACTGAGGGTACAGTGACCTGAAAAACAGGTGTCCATATGAACCAAGACTTATCAATTCAGCCTTACAGCTT encodes:
- the ESPL1 gene encoding separin — its product is MKRLKGTDVMARISNWEETRILLLELKESLACAPEDPGSTSKLSWQSTACDKILRACIHWLGLGRSCLAHFESLLDLAELACQGYIAAGPQQVPLYLEKILYHLLRNVATQGAYDACLRFAELLYANLARCRPPEVPAEDFEAIAKSSFSVLWKGADALAKSGQAPRESRVVLSGRLQAVRFLVFLEEDCSAQLPLEPPFFTSQVARQAAAAAVMFEAQRTPLSKEDACFFSEQLARHLIAALLDGRSAVEPLPLQRSLCLFELTLERCRRLCKSSCFGEGKEAIDQAQGYLEGAGDIRRGFAAALGLLRAGVQLNQVLALGESQAGLPLSQAAAALSCAAGVPEPLPRVLGESCQFIVSSLNGYVKKSKRRLFSLEDILGLSTFMEGYSWLLRRLLDSIPPDNMKPQQAVKQLHYHSLQLYTTVAYDAFLGSQVAGAAGLEQLVGSCQSVITWMLDALEGLSEQDQVEYLDVTASCTFKLAYGFYSQKLYVEASSVTEVFCRKLGMAESSKYPEMSTERLHKCFKLQVESYRKLCRFEKGLESVALWLAALHRKITEQMAEPVLLWVRVKMDATKNGDEDLRLKTLKEGLEGHGLDVGTLVSVLSEELKAYKATRADTGQERFNVICDLLEICSEESGREHERAVNLVELAQVLCYHDYTEQTACSSLDSVREALRLLDSVPVNAENQEQLLDDKAQAMLWLYICTLESKMQESIERDQRAGDQGHKNLEDFEPNDLNYEDKLQDDKFLYNGISFNLVADSAQAKCLDDALALWKKLLAKKGVPAVRSVEQTVVSLHIMAALYRMMAKPLQSMESYLLIRTLSSALGDWLGTASALCQVTKLLFLLESPSEAKIFLEEAESCLQKADCSSDSYLLLKQTCLILHSQLCCANHKVEEGLTLLLEVLQHPALQKISKVWYLLRAHVLQLMAVYLNLPSTSLLPKLRQQLWAQGWKTPETALADAHKLFRSILLLLMGGDLLSSPKTVTETQFVDHGENLLQKWQVLADLLVCSEKLIALFSQVEMVCEAKAFCLEALKLTMKLQAIRWCAGFLVLKAKLELQRSELELCHSDLQQALFLLESGTDFETKEKQKSEVKIKPKKGRSKGSKRQGPSAEPAREEDGFLKGPSLEFVDTVSRQEKENVLTTSPVLKPKKKRCLNFLSHSALCSCSLCSDVTLSAVCLHWAVSYAQWELASGNRAEGLGLLQASLERCTDMTSRFSAMVQEASQHNSKKAAVRDRSVLGLLDDLVANIYATMAAQSMGGHRPEKRLWELLEAGLTFLSSRVPCLPGLEYHKASLLLTKAVATIYSLVSKHNGCMAHIFSSAWAWKPPTPSSETKGSAVAKAIKKEENLPLKSKSKKIPVAASGPKPKAKRGQGVKPLPLIKSSDVFVLGDSDGEVPPIVIRPVMDPCTPVQKSFPPTKGRSHTKPTPGPKAPFMVFNESSPPGTKSQLLKAPKASKRVRSRLKVVFSDDSDVEDPTAAAQGPENKGLAAHKEPGPASHKTTRASAYGRKASRPKALVADAEGAQANSSENCPQSSKAKPRRTRAGNRKAAGQEEKEGAAQRGPSGQGQEEEGELLRTIKEEEVTEEGFEISFEVLRGSDEEEPAPGRKRLFAYGQDGVEGEHEVLRRDASADLEENFLVAERKGSHNPFNLQALSSSLAAAVSVSSLDSVSNSLKAAFQAISHCPPGTLYCQLCRLLALCIGSRDPITTAYLVSESVSITVRHQLMSNVHRRLYKMKKKSAADVADQLQELTLQGGDADLQLQSLFEFSSAGLGQCETEGFREQLQKIPSGVTVCLLTLVSLQPGTLGDTLLLTRLEKDSTPVTIHIPTAQSKAPLSSVLGEFDAIQKEQKEYSSCTDKRDWWLGRTELDRRMKVLTETLEKEVLSCWKGALLPASQDSGVAKEASSLQEHLGECGWENSDPALLKLVLNSSHLLTPQDVQCLASGLCPAQPDAARAFLQEAVDKWRSRSGQTSGHLVLVLDKHLQKLPWENIPCLRTLPVTRLPSLRFLLSYNLAQRYRRGSILTCGVNPSSAFYVLNPHDNLPGTEERFRAWFESEPGWMGVTGEVPSQEQMQSALTQRDLYVYAGHGAGARFLDGPSILKLDCRAVALLFGCSSAALAVRGNLEGTGIILKYIMAGCPLVLGNLWDVTDRDIDRYMEALLQSWLKAGSGAPLLQHVAQSRQAPKLKYLIGAAPIAYGLPVSLQ